GTCACCCTCGGCGACGATGCGCACCGTCTCGCCGTTGCGGACGTTGAGACCGGTGACGGCGAGCATACTGTTCGCACCGACCCCCTCCTCGCCGGGACGGCCGACCGTCAGTTCTGCTTCGAACTCGTTCGCCGCCCGGACGAACGCGGCGGCGGGGCGGGCGTGCAGCCCCGCGTCCGGGACGACCTCGACGGTTCGTTCCATAGTGATCGATCGTGTTTGATAGGCATGACGCTGTCGTCGGTGGTTCCGTCGTACCTCGCCGCCGGGTCGAGACTGGCCTTTTTTACCCACACCGGTCGTCCGTTCGCGTATGCAGACCCACATCGTCCCGGTCGGCTTCGACTACGACCGGTTGATCGCGCCGCTGGTGCGCGACAGACTCGACGTGGACCGCGTCGTCCTGCTGGAGGGCGCGGTCGGCAGCGAGGCCAACGTCGAGTACTCCCGGAACCTCGCCGCCAAGCTGGAGAAGGACTACCGCAACCTCCTCGGGGCGACGACCGAACGGTTCGTCGTCGAAGACGTCTACGACTACGACGAGGCCTTCGAACAGGCGTTCGAACTCATCAACGCCGAACTCGACCGCGAGGACGACGCGAAGGTGTGGGTCAACATCTCCGCGATGCCCCGGACGGTGTCCTTTGCCTTCGCCACGGCCGCCCACTCCATCATGGTCGAGCGCGAGGAGGACCGCCAGCGCATCCACACCTACTACACCGTCCCCGAGAAGTACCTCGAGACCGAACTCGCCGAGGAGCTCCACCGCGGGATCGACCTCCTCTCGGACCTGGAGGGCGCCGTCGACGACCCCGACCTCGCCGAGCGCGTCGACGAGCGGCTGGCCGCCGCCGAGGAACTGCTCTCGGAGTTCGACGAGCGCGGGACGACCATCGGCGCCAAGGAGTTCGACGGCCAGCACATCCTCGAACTCCCCGTCGCCTCCTTCTCGAACGTCAAGCCGTTCGAGGAGCTGATCCTCTTCACCCTCGGCGAACACGGCGAGTTCGAGTCCGTCTCCGAGCTGGCCCAGGAACTCGCGCGCGAGCTCGGCGAGGAGTACACCGACAGCTTCCGCTCGAAGGTCATCTACAACGTCGACCGCCTCGGACCGGGGGGGAAGGGCTACATCGAACAGGAGGAACAGGGCAAGTCCTACCGTACGCGACTGTCGCGCATCGGCGAGCTGTGGGTCCGCGCGCACTCGGACGACTGAGGTGAGCCAGGATGGATCGAACGCGGGTCACGCTCGGGTCGGCCTCGTCGGGTTCGCACTCGTGGCGCTCGGGTTCGCGGTGACGCCGGGACTGGTCTCGAAGACCGCCGTCGCGTGCTCGTCGCACGAACCGGCCGCCTTCCACGGGTTCGACGGCTGCTCGGAGAGAGTCTTACGGTGTGATGACGGCGCGGCCGTCGATCTCGCCGTGTTCGAGCCGCTCGGCGACGGTGTTGATGTCACCGAGGTCGTAGCGACTGGTCGTCAGTTCCACGTCGCCGCGGTCGACGAGCGCGACGAGTTCCTGCAGTTCGGTGTAGCGGCCGACGATGTTGCCCTGGAACGAGAACTCGCCGTTGACGAGCGCCTGGGCTGGCTCGTGGACGTGGCCGCCGTAGCCGATTATCTGGTGGTCGCCGCCGGCGGCGACGATGTCCGGGGCCAGGGCCGTCGTCTCGTCGGCGCCGACGAAATCGAGCACCTGCGCGGCGCCGGTGCCGTCGGTGAAGTCGTCGACGACTGCCGCCACGTCCTCGCTCTCGGGGTCGACTGTGAGCTGGGCGCCCAGGTCGGTCGCGAGCTCGCGAGCGGATTCCTTGAGGTCGACGGCGACGACGTCGGCGGCGGACATCGCGTCGAGACACTGGAGCCCGATGTGGCCGAGCCCGCCGACGCCGATGACGACGGCGGTGTCGCCGGGGGCCAGGTCGCGGACAGACCGCTTCGCGGCGTGGTAGGCGGTGATCCCGGCGTCTGCGTGGGGTGCGATATCGACCGGGTCGACGCCCCCCGGGAGCGGGACGATCGAGCGCTCGCCGGTCAGCAGGTAGTCGGCGAAGCCGCCGTCGACGGTGAGCCCGTTGAAAGACTGGTTCTCGCAGTACATCGTCTCGCCCTCGCGACAGGCTCGGCAGACGCCGCAGGTCTGGACCGGGTGACAGACCACCCGGTCGCCCGGTTCGACCGTCCGCACGTCGTCGCCGACCTCGACGACGGTGCCGGCGTTCTCGTGGCCAAGGGTCATCGGGAGGTCCTGGTCGACGTAGTCGGTCCACATGCCCTCGACGATGTGGTTGTCCGTCTGGCACCAGCCGGCGCCTTCGACCTCGACAAGGACGCCGTCCCCGGAGCCGATCTCGGGGCGGTCGACCTCCTCGACGGTGAGCCCGTTCGCCATGTCGTCGGTGTACTCGTGGAGTCGGGCAGCGCGCATGTCTCGCGGTTGGGCGCTCGAAAGGTTAAATCCACAGTCGGCGAGCGCTACCCGGTCCGAGCGCGACGCTCCGGTCCGAACGGGTAAGCCGGTCGCGCCCCAACGGCGATCCATGCCTACGGTCCGCTACGGCGACCGCGAGATCGACTGCGAGCGGGGCGACGCGCTCCGGGACGTGCTGCTGGACGCGGGGATCGTGCCGCACAACGGCGCCTCGAAACGGGTCAACTGCGGCGGTCACGGCACGTGCGGCACCTGCGCCGTCGCGGTCGACGGCCCGACGAGCGCGCCGACGGCCCGGGAACGCTGGCGGCTGGACTTCCCGCCGCACGACGCGACAGCGGACCTCAGACTCGCCTGTCAGACCCGCGTCGAGGGCGACCTGACTGTCGTGAAGTTTCCGGGCTTCTGGGGACAACACGCGGACGAACCGCCGGTGAGCGAGGGGGACTGAACGGGGCCGCGGCGGACGCGACGCCGCCGAGCAGCCGACGCGATGACGTAAGCGTTATGTTGGCGCCTCGTCCACTCTCTACCGATGACAGGGCCGTTCGACGGGATCGACGCTCGCGTCGCGAACGAGCCCCGGCTCTCGGTAGCCGTCGCCGTACGTGTAGGGGCCCCCTAGCCCCGACACATCTCCATTCTGACCGCGTTCGAACCGCTCGACGACCAGCCGCCAGACACACCGATGTACGATACACCGACACCGACCGACGACACGCATCGACCGACAGCCGCCGCGCTCGGAGCGCGAGCGCGACAGACTCCCGGGAGCGAGTCCCGATGAGCACCGACAGCGACACCGGAGCGACCGACGCCGCGGGAGGCGAGTCCGAGTCCACCGAAACCGAAGAGACGCTCCCCGGAGAGTACGACCCCGCCGACGTCGAGACCAAGTGGCAACAGCGCTGGGTCGAGGCGGACACGTACGCCTACGACCGCGAGGCCGCCGTCGACGCCGACACGGCCTTCAGCATCGATACGCCGCCGCCGACGGTCTCCGGCGACCTCCACATGGGCCACCTCTACCAGTTCACCCTCCAGGACTTCGTCGCCCGCTACCACCGAATGGCCGACCCGGCGGTCTACTTCCCGTTCGGTTACGACGACAACGGCATCGCCTCCGAGCGGCTGACCGAGCGCGAGCTCGGCATCCGTCACCAGAACTTCACCCGCCGCGAGTTCCAGGAGAAGTGTCGCGAGGTCTGCGCCGACTACGAGGACGCCTTCACCGAGGACGTCCAGTCGCTGGCGGTCTCGGTCGACTGGGACAACACCTACAAGACCATCGAGCCGCGCGTCCAGCGCATCTCCCAGCTCTCCTTCATCGATCTGTACGAGCAGGGCCGGGAGTATCGCCAGCGCGCCCCGACGATCTGGTGTCCCGACTGCGAGACGGCCATCTCCCAGGTCGAACAGGAGGACGAGCACAAACACACGAAGTTCAACGACATCGACTTCGAGCTCGTCGAGACGGGCGAGGGCGAAGCCGAGGACGATGCGACGTTCACCATCTCGACGACCCGTCCGGAGCTCCTGCCGGCCTGCGTCTCCGTCTTCGTCCACCCCGACGACGAGGACAACGCCGACCTCGTCGGCGGCACGGCGCGGGTCCCCATCTTCGGTCAGGAGGTCCCCATCATCGAGGACGAGCGGGTCGACCTGGAGACCGGCAGCGGCCTCGTCATGTGCTGTACCTTCGGCGACCAGACCGACATCGAGTGGTACCAGGCCCACGACCTCCCGCTGCGGATCGCCATCGACGAGTCGGGCACGATGACCGACCTCGCCGGCGACTACGAGGGCATGTCCACCGTCGACGCCCGCGCGGCCATCATCGAGGATCTGGACGACGCCGGCGCGCTCGTCGAGAGCCGCGACCACGACCACACCGTCCAGGTCCACGAGCGCTGCGAGACCGAAGTCGAGTACCTCGTCACCGAGCAGTGGTACGTCGAGATGCTCGACAAGACCGACGAGTACCTCGATGCGGGCGAGGCGATGGACTGGTACCCCGAGAAGATGTTCAGCCGCTACCAGCACTGGATCGAGGGCCTGGAGTGGGACTGGTGTATCTCCCGCCAGCGCGACTCCGGCATCCCCATCCCCGTCTGGTACTGCGACGACTGCGGCGAGACGATCATGGCCGCCAAGGAGGATCTCCCGGTCGACCCGCTCGCCGACGACCCGCCGGTCGACGCCTGTCCCGACTGTGGGTCCGCGGAGTTGCGCCCCGAGGAGGACGTCTTCGACACCTGGGCCACCTCGTCGCTGACCCCGCTGGTCAACGCCGGCTGGGACTGGGACGCCGAGGCGGAGGAGTACACGATGGAGCGCCCGGAGCTCTACCAGTACGACCTGCGCCCGCAGGGCCACGACATCATCTCCTTCTGGCTGTTCCACACCGTCGTCAAGTGCTACGAGCACACCGGCGAGGTCCCCTTCGAGAGCGTCATGATCAACGGGATGGTCTTAGACGAGAACCGCGAGGCCATGTCCAAATCGAAGGGCAACGTCATCCCGCCCTCGGAGGTGACCGAGAACTTCCCGGTCGACGCCGCCCGCTACTGGGCCGCCGGCACCTCCATCGGCGACGACTTCCCCTACAAGGAAGGGGACCTCGAAGCCGGCGAGCGCCTGCTCCAGAAGCTCTGGAACGCCTCGCGGCTGATCGACCAGCTCACGCCGGAGCCGGACGCGGTCGAGGAGCCCGACGAATCGGATCTGGCCGCCGTCGACCGCTGGATGCTCGCCGAACTCGACGACGCGGTCGAGTCGCTCACCGAGCAGTTCGAGGCCTACGAGTTCTCGAAGGCGCGCAACGAACTCCGCTCCTTTTTCTGGAACAGCTTCTGCGACGACTACCTGGAGATCGCGAAGCAGCGACTCGACGACGCCGACGGCGGCGCCGACGCCCGCTCGACCGAGTACGCGCTGCTGACGGCCCACCGAACCTTCTTGAAGCTGTTCGCCCCGTTCCTCCCGCACGTCACCGAGGAACTGTGGCAGCGCCTCTACGCGGACGACGGTGAGGATCTGGACTCCATCCACACCACCGACTGGCCGGAGACCCGCGGCTACGAGGCGGATCTGGCGGCCGGCGAGACGGCGATGGAGGTCATCGCCGCGCTGCGCCGCTACAAGACCGACAACGGACTGCCGCTCAACGCCGATCTGGACCGCGTTCAGGTCTACGGCGGGATCGCCGGCTTCGAGAACGCCGTCGCCGAGGCGATGCACGTCGCGGATCTGGAGACGCTGGCGGAGCCGCCCGAGGTCACCACCGAGGTCACCGGCGTCGACCTCGACTACTCGCTGGTCGGCCCCGAATACGGGAGTGAAGTCGGCGACATCGACGCCGCCATCGAGAGCGGTGAGTTCGAAGAAGTCGACGGGAAGTTGCAGGTCGCCGGCGTCGAACTGGACTCGGAGATGTACGAGATCGAAGAGGCGCGGACGTACTCCGGCGACGGCGAGATGATCGAGACCGAGTCGGCCATCCTGATCGTCGGCTGACTACGGGTATTTCGCTTTCCCGTGCGTGGTACTATCTCTTCGAAACGATCGGCTCACTACCCTCGACGAACGGAACGCCGGCCATGGCGGGCCAGTACTCGAAGAGGTTCGCGGCGGCGTCCCGACGAACGTCCTCGACGTCCTCGCGGGCGAAGCGCTCGATGCCGGCCATCCGGACGCGCTCGCCGGTGTTGATCCCGGCCGTGTGGGTCAACAGGCCGTGCCAGAGGACGACCGTGCCGGCCGGCCCCGAGATCTCGTAGGGGTCCCACTGGTCGTGGAGCCGGCGGTCGTAGTCCCACTCGCCCGGTTCCTCCCCCGTCGCGGGCAACTGGGAGTTGTTCGGCTTCCCACCCACGGACTCCAGCGCGTGGTCGGCGAAGTACGCGGCCGCTGCCCGATGCGAGCCGGGCCAGACGGTGAACCCGCCGCCGCGGGGGCCCACGTCGTCGAAGTAGACGGCGGCGCCGAGCTGGAAGGTCGTTACTTCGGGGTTCTCGTCGAAGGCGGCGTAGCCGTCGAGGTGGCCCTCGGCGCGCTTGGGGCCGTGGACCGGGTCGGCCGTGTCCGCGTCGGGGAACTCTAGCGCGACCTGCATCCCGGGGCCGGGCGGTTCGAGGACGCCCTGGCCGACGAGGGCCTCTGCGGCCGGGAACAACGCGTCGGCGAGCGCGGTCAACGGCGCTTCGTCGACGCCTTCCAGAGCCACCTCGTATCCGGCGCCGATCAGCGCCTGGGGGTCGTCGGGGTCGGCGTCCATCGCGTCGACGACCGCCGCGCGAGCGTCGTCGACGGCCTCGGTCGACAGCAGGTCCTCGCGCACGAGGAAGCCGTCGCGCGCGAAGGCCCTGCGCTCCGAGTCGGTGAACGATACCATATCCCAGACAGGGCCGACCCGGGGGAATAGCTTCGGACCGCGGAAGCACGTTCCCGGAGTTCGGGGCGAACGCCCATGCCAGCGGCGGGTCGGTCAGGCCGCGTCGCGTTTGACCTTCTCGACGCGGGTCGCCAGCGCGAGGAAGGTCGCGAGCAGCGTGAGGACGACCGCCCAGGCCGCGGCCAGGTCGTGGGCGGGGACGCTGTGGTCGGGGACCCCGGCCGCGAGGAACGGTTCCGCCCGGAGCCAGGTGTGGTGTGGGCCTTCCAGGATCGGCCAGAAGTAGTCGACCACGTCGTTGAAGCCGTACCACGCGAGCGCGAGTGCGACCGATCCAACCGTGAATCGGGCGTAGCGGTGGATCAGGAACGCCTCGACGGCCATCGCGACGTGGCTGAGGATGAGGAACCAGTAGAGCCAGGCGGCGATGCCGCCGGGGCCGTTGAGCACGAGCTGGACGAACGGCGTCCACAGCCCGAGCTTGATACAGCCGAAGAAGGCCAGCATGTGTAGCGGCCCGGCGTCGATATCGAGCTTCCAGGCGACCAGCGAGAGTCCGATGAACATCGTCGCGACGGGTGAGTCGGGGATGAGCGGGTAGGCGGCCAGCGGCGCGGCGCCGAGTTGCCCCCCGAGCAGCGGCGGGGCGAGGTCGACGGGTTGCCCGGCGTAGTACCAGAAGCCGAAGAGGGTGCCGACGAGGTTGACCAGCGCGATGGGCCACGCGAGTCGGAGGCCCAGGTCCTCCAGCCAGTCGGGCAGCGGCGCGACGTAGGCGGGGAGCCCCTGGGACTCGGGAAGGGCTCCGTCGAAGTAGCGGGCGACGACCCGCTCGATGCGGCGACCCGCGCGGCTGACGGCTGACATGCCCGACCCTGTGGCCCCCGCGCGCAAAACGGTAGCGGTCGGGTCGTCGACGGCTGGGTCCCGTCGGTCGTCTCAGCGGACCTCCGTTCGCAGGTTTCGGACCCGCTCGACTTCGACGTCCAGTTCGTCGAGGGCGTATTCGATCTCCGAGACCGCCGCGCGGAGTATCTTCGTCTCCGACCCGGCGGTGAACTGGAAGATCCCGGTGGCACCGCCGCCGACGAACACCTCGATGCGACAGCCGTCACCGGTCCCGTCGACGATAACGGTCACCTGCATGTTCGAGTTCGTCCGCCAGAACTCGTACTCCTCGGCGACGAGCACGTCGAACCCGCGGCCGTCGTACCGGTGATCCGGTTCGAGCCGGTCGACGACCGCC
This DNA window, taken from Halosimplex litoreum, encodes the following:
- a CDS encoding HPr family phosphocarrier protein translates to MERTVEVVPDAGLHARPAAAFVRAANEFEAELTVGRPGEEGVGANSMLAVTGLNVRNGETVRIVAEGDDAAEALDALEAVLTTPVEGKNGESDSEPATDSGGGEPP
- a CDS encoding HFX_2341 family transcriptional regulator; amino-acid sequence: MQTHIVPVGFDYDRLIAPLVRDRLDVDRVVLLEGAVGSEANVEYSRNLAAKLEKDYRNLLGATTERFVVEDVYDYDEAFEQAFELINAELDREDDAKVWVNISAMPRTVSFAFATAAHSIMVEREEDRQRIHTYYTVPEKYLETELAEELHRGIDLLSDLEGAVDDPDLAERVDERLAAAEELLSEFDERGTTIGAKEFDGQHILELPVASFSNVKPFEELILFTLGEHGEFESVSELAQELARELGEEYTDSFRSKVIYNVDRLGPGGKGYIEQEEQGKSYRTRLSRIGELWVRAHSDD
- a CDS encoding NAD(P)-dependent alcohol dehydrogenase, which translates into the protein MRAARLHEYTDDMANGLTVEEVDRPEIGSGDGVLVEVEGAGWCQTDNHIVEGMWTDYVDQDLPMTLGHENAGTVVEVGDDVRTVEPGDRVVCHPVQTCGVCRACREGETMYCENQSFNGLTVDGGFADYLLTGERSIVPLPGGVDPVDIAPHADAGITAYHAAKRSVRDLAPGDTAVVIGVGGLGHIGLQCLDAMSAADVVAVDLKESARELATDLGAQLTVDPESEDVAAVVDDFTDGTGAAQVLDFVGADETTALAPDIVAAGGDHQIIGYGGHVHEPAQALVNGEFSFQGNIVGRYTELQELVALVDRGDVELTTSRYDLGDINTVAERLEHGEIDGRAVITP
- a CDS encoding 2Fe-2S iron-sulfur cluster-binding protein, which encodes MPTVRYGDREIDCERGDALRDVLLDAGIVPHNGASKRVNCGGHGTCGTCAVAVDGPTSAPTARERWRLDFPPHDATADLRLACQTRVEGDLTVVKFPGFWGQHADEPPVSEGD
- a CDS encoding valine--tRNA ligase; the encoded protein is MSTDSDTGATDAAGGESESTETEETLPGEYDPADVETKWQQRWVEADTYAYDREAAVDADTAFSIDTPPPTVSGDLHMGHLYQFTLQDFVARYHRMADPAVYFPFGYDDNGIASERLTERELGIRHQNFTRREFQEKCREVCADYEDAFTEDVQSLAVSVDWDNTYKTIEPRVQRISQLSFIDLYEQGREYRQRAPTIWCPDCETAISQVEQEDEHKHTKFNDIDFELVETGEGEAEDDATFTISTTRPELLPACVSVFVHPDDEDNADLVGGTARVPIFGQEVPIIEDERVDLETGSGLVMCCTFGDQTDIEWYQAHDLPLRIAIDESGTMTDLAGDYEGMSTVDARAAIIEDLDDAGALVESRDHDHTVQVHERCETEVEYLVTEQWYVEMLDKTDEYLDAGEAMDWYPEKMFSRYQHWIEGLEWDWCISRQRDSGIPIPVWYCDDCGETIMAAKEDLPVDPLADDPPVDACPDCGSAELRPEEDVFDTWATSSLTPLVNAGWDWDAEAEEYTMERPELYQYDLRPQGHDIISFWLFHTVVKCYEHTGEVPFESVMINGMVLDENREAMSKSKGNVIPPSEVTENFPVDAARYWAAGTSIGDDFPYKEGDLEAGERLLQKLWNASRLIDQLTPEPDAVEEPDESDLAAVDRWMLAELDDAVESLTEQFEAYEFSKARNELRSFFWNSFCDDYLEIAKQRLDDADGGADARSTEYALLTAHRTFLKLFAPFLPHVTEELWQRLYADDGEDLDSIHTTDWPETRGYEADLAAGETAMEVIAALRRYKTDNGLPLNADLDRVQVYGGIAGFENAVAEAMHVADLETLAEPPEVTTEVTGVDLDYSLVGPEYGSEVGDIDAAIESGEFEEVDGKLQVAGVELDSEMYEIEEARTYSGDGEMIETESAILIVG
- a CDS encoding phytanoyl-CoA dioxygenase family protein, coding for MVSFTDSERRAFARDGFLVREDLLSTEAVDDARAAVVDAMDADPDDPQALIGAGYEVALEGVDEAPLTALADALFPAAEALVGQGVLEPPGPGMQVALEFPDADTADPVHGPKRAEGHLDGYAAFDENPEVTTFQLGAAVYFDDVGPRGGGFTVWPGSHRAAAAYFADHALESVGGKPNNSQLPATGEEPGEWDYDRRLHDQWDPYEISGPAGTVVLWHGLLTHTAGINTGERVRMAGIERFAREDVEDVRRDAAANLFEYWPAMAGVPFVEGSEPIVSKR
- a CDS encoding DUF1405 domain-containing protein, with amino-acid sequence MSAVSRAGRRIERVVARYFDGALPESQGLPAYVAPLPDWLEDLGLRLAWPIALVNLVGTLFGFWYYAGQPVDLAPPLLGGQLGAAPLAAYPLIPDSPVATMFIGLSLVAWKLDIDAGPLHMLAFFGCIKLGLWTPFVQLVLNGPGGIAAWLYWFLILSHVAMAVEAFLIHRYARFTVGSVALALAWYGFNDVVDYFWPILEGPHHTWLRAEPFLAAGVPDHSVPAHDLAAAWAVVLTLLATFLALATRVEKVKRDAA